Sequence from the Streptomyces sp. R33 genome:
CAAGGCCAACCGCCATTTCTCGCGGTGCGCGACCTCGGACGGAATGCGTATGGATGGACGTCCTGCGGTCGTCGTCTGTTTCCCATGAACGAGGCAGGAACAGCCTCCATAGCAGCGGGCAAGAGGCGCTGTCGGTCGCGGCGTGAACGCTGACCGCGACCTGGCAGTTGGCGCGTTTACCCAGGGCCCCGCAGTACTGGGGGCCACCCCGGCCGACATTCTTCCGTCCTTCGGCAGCGACACGTCATCGATTACCCAGGCCGACGGGGCGATGAGCGGCAGCACGCGTTCACAGATCCGACGCTGCACCGGCACCGGATCCCAGGTGGACTGGTTCACGAACTGCTACAGGTTGTGCTCGTTGCCGTCCGGCAGCCGAGCGGCCATGGCCTGGATCGACTTTCGGCGACCGTCCAGCATCAGGCCACGCAGGTAACAGCCCTCTTGGCCCGCTGGTCCTTGCGCCTCAGAGAGACGAACACGTCAGCCACATACGACGCCAACTCAACTCGTACACGCTCCACTTCGCGTGCATCCATACATCCGACATGCCCGCCCACGAACAACCCGAACCGGCAGACCTAACGGAGTCCTATTAGGGTGTGACGTAGTCCATGCGCCAGCAGCGTGTTCGGGGTTGTGGCGGTCATGTCTGTTGTTGGGCGTAGGCCGCGAGTTCGGGGTGCTCCCGTATGAGTTGTTCGCGTAGTCGGCGTACTTCCGCGGCCTCGGCGGCGGCGCGTTGTTCGGCTTTGGTCTGGTCCTGCGCTGAGCGGGACCGCTCGGCCTGCTCGGCATGGGCTTCATCGAGCATGCGTTCCCACCGGATTGCCGGTCGTAGCCGTTCGGCTTCCCGTGCTGCCTCGGCCTCGGCGACGAGTCCTGGCGTCGCGCGCCGGATCTCAGTCTGCTCCGCCCGGTCCCGGCACTGCCGGCACAGCCCGTCGTCGGGTCGTGGTCCCTTGCCAGCCGCCGAGCAGTCCTTGCCCTCGCATTCCCACCACCGGAGCTCAGGGGCGTTCTCCCGTTGCGCAGGCACTGGGCCTCGTCGGCGGTCCGCCCGGCGTTCTGCGCACTTGGGGCATGCGTCCTCCAGGTGCAGAGTCACTCCGTCCTCGCACATCGGGTCAGGGCAGTCCGTGGACGGGCGCACCAACCCCACGGCGACCCCGACGGGGGAGGAGAGCTCTCCTTCGGCCAGATCACGGGCGTAGCCGTGTGTCCACCAACGGCGTTGGATCCGCTCGAGTAGCTGCGGGGGGGTCCGTCCTGCGTCCAGGGCGTGCAGGATCGCCTCACGCAGCACGGCCGGGAGGTGGGGCGGCAGCAGAGCTGCCAGCTCCCGCGGCCATCCCGCCTCAACGGCTCTGACCGAGTCGGCCAGTCCCGGAGACATCCGCAGCCGGGTCCTCTTCCGCGACCTGGCTGCCGGGATGGGCGCGCCAGCGCCCGGGGACGCGGCGCAGCCGGCGGCTCTACGCGGCCTACTACCTGTAGTGGCCCTGCGGGCGTCATCGGCGCTACGCGCCGCAGGCGCTATCGGGGTTTCTGGAGAGGGGAGGGTTATAGGGGAGGGTTGGGGGACTGCCAGTCCCCCCTGCGGGGATTGACAGTCCCCCCTTCCCCGGGACTCAGAGTCCCCCCGTCCGCCGGATTCGAGGGGTTTCGCGGGAGGGGACTGAGAGTCCCCTCCTTTCTGGCGCGGCCTTCCCTTGTCGCTGCGCTCTGTTCGCGGCGGTGCCGGCGGCAGCGTGGGGCGGGTGTGCTGTGTGAGTGGGGGCAGGCCGCGGTGTGCCCGGTCCTCGTTGACCCGTGCCAGCCTTTCAGGTCCGTACCAGGATGCCGGGATCTGCAGGTCGTAGACCTTGGGGCGGGCGTGCGCGGGGATGTATCGGGCGGCTTCCTGGTCTCCCAGCGTGATCACACCCCGCTCGGCAAGCCAGGCCAGACGCCGCTGCACGGTCTTGACGTCGCAGAGCGCGATCCGGGCCAGCGTCCGCCGGGACGGGAAGGCATTGGTACCGTCCGGATCCGCTTTCTCTGCCAGGCCGGCCAGCAGCATCCGGTCCGTCGTACTGTTCACGGGGCTGTCATGCAAAGCCCACAGGATTGGCTCAAGCGCCACCGTGCACCACCACATCCAGGGCGAACCCGTTGACGTCGTGCAAGCGGGCTTGTGGCGGCCTCGGGCTCGTTCCGCATACGCTCATGGCTCAGCGCACCTCTCAGTTCACGCAACTGGGTGCCCTTCCTCGTGCAGACGGTCCAGGCCTGTACGAGAACATGCGAGCCCCACCACCCATGGCGGGGCTCGCATGTTCGGGAGCATCGTCACGCCCTACACAACGGCACCGATGCCACCAGCCTGATCACCGATGCACCCAGCGTGGCATCACAGCCGGGCAACGGCGCGGCCGGTGAGTCACCGGTGAGGATCCGCGCCCCGCCCCGCTTCCACCTGCATCGTGGTCAGCACGCCGCTGAGAGAGTCATCGTCATCGACGACGGCACCCGCCTCCTCCACGGACGACTCCGAAGCCTGGTACACCTGCCGCAGGTGGCTGGCCACCGTGCGGCGAGCGATGGTGAACAGCCACGGGGCGAACCGCTCCGGCTGCCGCAGCCGTGACAGCCTGCGTACCACGGTGACCCACGCCGACCACGCCCTGCATGTAGCGCCATAGCGGGCTTTGCCAGACCCGCACCAGATCGCGAAGTGCTTCCCGCTCCCCGAGCTGGCAGCGCACTGCCAATAGCCCGTCGCGACGCCCGTCCCCGCCCACCGCGCCTCCCTGTCTCGCGCCACGACTCACCGGGACAGTCGGCATTCGAGGCAGAAAGGTTCGCAGGCCCATGAGTGACTGCTCAGGAGCCGGTTCGCCATGCTGAAGGCTCCAGCAGGGATGACCAGATGAAGCAGTCAACGGCGAACTGAAGCGCCAAGCTAAAACGGGGCAAAGGCTTCCCCTCTGCAAGGCTGCTTGGCTCTGGAGCGGCGGGCTCTGCCGGGCGATGCCAGAGAGGGTCCGCTGCTGCAGCTCGATCGTATTGCTGGCGAGCAAGCCACGTCGGATCCTTCGGTACATCTTCCGCCCGCGCTCGAGGGTGAACCGCTCATCGGGGATCGAGTCAGCGCATCCTGCGCGGAACCCTGCACAGCGGCAACCGAGTTATGCGAGCCGCTCGCGGAGCCCTTGCCGACAGAGTTCGGGCGTCCGGTCTGCATAGAAAACGCTCTGGGCTCGGAATCTGGTCCACCTGTCAGCCGTTCGTGAGACGGTGATCGTGATCAGCATGCAGATCCGACCGGCAGAGAGGCGGCCCTACTCGCATGCAGCTGACTCGTACGCACCGGATACTCATCGGCGTCGTGGTCGCAGGAGCCGTGGTCATCGCGGGGATCGGTTTCGCCGGTTCGTACGCCGCGGTCCGCGCGCTCGCCCTGCAGAAGGGGTTCGGGAGCTTCTCGCTGGTGTTCCCGATCGGCATCGACGCGGGCATCTGCGTGCTGCTGGCGCTGGACCTGCTCCTGACGTGGATCCGGATCCCGTTCCCGCTGCTGCGCCAGACGGCGTGGCTGCTGACCGCGGCGACGATCGCGTTCAACGGCGCGGCGGCCTGGCCGGACCCGCTGGGCGTGGGCATGCACGCCGTGATCCCGATCCTGTTCGTGGTCACGGTGGAGGCGGCCCGGCACGCGGTGGGCCGGATCGCGGACATCACGGCGGACCGGCACATGGAGGGCGTGCGCATCACGCGCTGGCTCCTCTCCCCCGTCCCGACGTTCAAGCTGTGGCGCCGGATGAAGCTGTGGGAGCTGCGGTCGTACGAGCAGGCGGTCGGCATGGAGCAGGACCGGCTGATCTACCAGGCGCGGCTTCAGGCCCGGTACGGGCGGGCCTGGCGCCGCAAGGCCCCGGTGGAGGCGCTGATGCCGCTCCGGCTGGCCCGGATCGGCGTCCCCCTCTCCCAGACGGCCCCGGAAGGCCTGGCGGCGGCGGGCATCGACCCGGCGCTGCTGCCCCCGGCGCCGACAACGGCCGAACACCTGGCGGTGGAGCGGGCCGATGCACCGCAGGGCGTTCCGCTCGGGGCACCAGCCGTATTGGGGGAGCAGGCCTTGGAGAGGTCCGCGGATATGGGTGAGAGCCTCGCCCACGGGCTGCAGCCGGACGTCGGCCCCGCACCTGACGAGTTCGGTCAGGATCATCCCTATGGTCCTGAATTCCCCGGAGCGCTGCCCCCGGCGCAGCCGGCCGTTCCGGTGGCCGCCGAGCCGGCCCGTATGACGGAGGCGGAGCTCTGGGAGGCATGCCGCTCGTACGCGGCGCGCACCGGCGCTGCCCCTGATGCTGCCGCTTTCGTCGTGCACCTGGCCGAGGCGTACGGGCTGGTGGACCCGGTGACCGGTGGGCCGCTGCCCGCGACACAGGTGGAGGAGCTACTCGCCCGGTTCCCCGGAAGCCCGACGGCTGTGACCGGTGACGATTCGGTGACCGGTCACCGTGGCGAACCCGATCCTTTCTTTGAACCCTTCTCGGCCCGAGGCGACGTTCATGCGCCCGCCGTGCAGGCCCCGTTGTCCGGTCAGGTACCGGCGCCATTGGCGTCGGCCGGTGACCGGCTGCCTGCCGCACGACGTGAGCAGATGTCTCCTGACGTGCTGACCGATCCGGTCCCGGCGCCTGCAGGGGAGACCGAGCGCTGGGAGGCAACGGTCACCGACACCGGAGCGACCGCTGCTCGGCTGCCGCAGCAGGAGACCGAGGAGCCTGTCCTGGATCCGGTCCAGCAGCAGATCCTCACCGTCGCCGCCTGGCTCACCGAGGCCGAGGAGACCGGCGTGAAACTCTCCGGAGCCGAAGTGGGCCGCCGCCTGGGGGTATCCCCTAAGACAGGTCAGCGCCGCGTGATCGACGCTGGCAAGCACCTCACCGAGCAGCGCCGGCAGCAGGGGCGGTCTCACCTCCGCTCGGTCTGAGGCTGACC
This genomic interval carries:
- a CDS encoding DUF2637 domain-containing protein — encoded protein: MQLTRTHRILIGVVVAGAVVIAGIGFAGSYAAVRALALQKGFGSFSLVFPIGIDAGICVLLALDLLLTWIRIPFPLLRQTAWLLTAATIAFNGAAAWPDPLGVGMHAVIPILFVVTVEAARHAVGRIADITADRHMEGVRITRWLLSPVPTFKLWRRMKLWELRSYEQAVGMEQDRLIYQARLQARYGRAWRRKAPVEALMPLRLARIGVPLSQTAPEGLAAAGIDPALLPPAPTTAEHLAVERADAPQGVPLGAPAVLGEQALERSADMGESLAHGLQPDVGPAPDEFGQDHPYGPEFPGALPPAQPAVPVAAEPARMTEAELWEACRSYAARTGAAPDAAAFVVHLAEAYGLVDPVTGGPLPATQVEELLARFPGSPTAVTGDDSVTGHRGEPDPFFEPFSARGDVHAPAVQAPLSGQVPAPLASAGDRLPAARREQMSPDVLTDPVPAPAGETERWEATVTDTGATAARLPQQETEEPVLDPVQQQILTVAAWLTEAEETGVKLSGAEVGRRLGVSPKTGQRRVIDAGKHLTEQRRQQGRSHLRSV